In Carya illinoinensis cultivar Pawnee chromosome 9, C.illinoinensisPawnee_v1, whole genome shotgun sequence, the following are encoded in one genomic region:
- the LOC122276985 gene encoding uncharacterized protein LOC122276985: protein MAELEFCQWYQSINRCSMRFVMDSDSSDSDSPSSIPPASLDNPSNPYFLHHGENPGVILVTDRLNGDNYHSWSQSMSKAINAKNKTRFITGIHKKPKSQADPLYLPWIRCNDMVVSWILNYVAKNIGSSILYIDNASDMWKDLQDRFSQGNRPRIFQLRKAISSLKQNQKSVSDYYTELKSFWDELANYRRLPQCSVETLRFFEEIQQEEYVMQFLMD, encoded by the coding sequence ATGGCAGAACTCGAGTTTTGtcaatggtatcagagcataaACCGCTGCTCTATGAGATTTGTCATGGATTCCGATTCATCTGATTCTGATTCTCCATCTTCTATTCCTCCTGCTTCTCTTGATAACCCCTCAAACCCTTATTTCTTACACCATGGAGAAAATCCTGGTGTTATACTTGTTACCGATCGTTTAAATGGTGATAATTATCATTCTTGGTCACAGTCCATGTCCAAAGCCATCAATGCAAAGAACAAGACCAGATTTATCACTGGAATTCACAAAAAGCCGAAGTCTCAAGCAGATCCACTCTATTTGCCATGGATTCGGTGTAATGACATGGTAGTTTCGTGGATCCTTAATTATGTGGCAAAGAACATTGGATCAAGCATTCTATACATTGATAATGCCTCTGATATGTGGAAAGACTTACAAGACCGCTTCTCACAAGGTAATCGTCCACGAATTTTTCAATTACGTAAGGCGATTAGTTCATTAAAGCAAAATCAGAAGTCTGTGAGTGATTATTACACTGAATTGAAATCTTTTTGGGATGAGCTAGCAAATTATAGGCGATTGCCACAGTGTTCTGTTGAAACCCTAAGGttttttgaagaaattcaacAAGAGGAGTATGTAATGCAATTTTTGATGGACTAA